The region ATTGGCGTTCTGCGGCCTTTTCATGATTCCCCCAACAAAAGCCTTGAGAAATTTTCACATCACTTTAATAGAAGCCACCACAAGGCTTGTTTCAGAAGGCACTCATATCCGGTACTTGTTTCAGAAGCTATAGCATACTTATTTGGTTCAAAAATCACTATTCCAGTTTGGCAAAAACTACGAGTAATTGGCGTAGGGCGCCTGGGAGAGACCGTTCTGCTCTGGACTGAGAAATTCCTCGATCACCGCATTGGTCATCCTATTGAGCTTGTCGTGCAGCTCGTCCCACTCCTTCTCCTCCGGCAGGCCGGCGATTTCCGCATTCAATTTTATCCGGAAATCATTGGGCGCGCTACGCAGACTGACGACATAGCCATGGGTGAAGGTAAAGGTGATGACATTGGACTCAGGATTGACGGGCAATCGGGCCTTTTTATCCGAAAAAGATGTATCTAGACCGGTGGTCAAGTCACGGACATGAACCACCGCGAACTCGTCGTCCAATATGCACTTGGGATAGTTGCCCTCCCCATCAAAGTTCCTCAAGCGCGTATACAGGGCAGAGATCGTGTCCGCTTCATCACCACTGTAGGTGACCGAGATCATTTCGTGGTATCCATAGGCGTCGTAGATTTCCCGGAGTTTCTCGATCAAGGTTATGTTCCGGTTGCTGCGCAGGTAACAGGCCATGGTGGCCAGTTGTGTGGCTGCGGCAATGCCGTCCTTATCCGGCAGGGTCATTCCGAACATGTAGCCGAAGCAGTCCTCGAACACAAAGAGCACTGTCCGGCCGGAATTCTGGAGCTCCAGGGCTCGATTCGCCATCCAGGGAAAGCCCACCATGCCCTCCACAAAGATGAAGCCCTCTACTCGCGCCATGGCCGCCAGGATCTTGGAGCTGATCATCGTGGCAATCATGATGCAGTTGCTCACAGCCGGCTTGGGCGTCCGGACCTTGTAGCTCTCCAGTGCCCACCATCCCAGAAGGGCAGCCAGTTCGTTGCCAGTGAAGATTTTCCAGCGCCCACGGGGATCCAGCTCTGCGACAGCCAGACGATCGCCATCAGGATCGTTGGCCAGGACAATGGTGCAGTGCTCCGCCTCGGCCTTCACAATGGCCAGGCGGAGGGCCTCCTTGCCGTCTTCCGGATTCGGCCGGACAAGAGTTGGAAACTCTGGATCGGGATCTTTCTGCTCGGGAACTGCGATCAGAGGCTTCAGCCTTGCCTGGTAGAAGGCCTCCCTCATGAAGGGAAAAGCAACACCATGCAGCGGTGTGTAGACAAACCTCAGTTGACTGCACTCGTTGTTCTCCAGATAAACCGGTGGCAGGAGCTTCTTCAGCGATCCAAAGAACAGTGGGTACACCCTGCGGTACGGATCCTCCAGCAGGGGGTGGTCATCCAGTGCGGAAAGCTCCCAAGACGAGGGCTTCGGCTCCAGATTGTTGAGTATGTACTCGTGGATCCGTTTGTCGTGGGGCGACGTCACCTGAGCTCCGTTCGTCCAAAACACCTTGAGGCCGTTGTCCTCCTTGGGGTTGTGCGAGGCTGTGATCACCAAGCCCGCCAGGCAGTTAAGAGCCACGACGGTGTAGGGAATAAAGGGCGTCGGTACCATGCGGCGGAACAGGTAGACCCTGAAGTCGTTGTTGAGGAAAACGGCGGCCATCAGCTGGGAGAATCGCTTGCTATTGTACCGCCCGTCGTATCCAATGACCACGCCCGACTGGGAGCGCTTCTGGAGACTCGGATAGATGTCCACCAGATAGGCGCAGATCCCCTGGGCGGCCTGAATGATGACCACATCGTTGACGGAATCAAATCCAGCCCGCATTCCGCCCCTGATCCCGGTGGTGCCAAAGGGTAGTCGGTGGCACAGTCGAATCCGCAGCGCATCCCAATCTTGATCGTGTACCGCAGTCAGCACCTGGGCCAGAGTCGCCTCGTTTCTGTCCCAGAGAACCCAGTTTCGAATGTTCTGATCGAGTTCCTCGTCGTTGGACAGGGTCAGAGTCTTCATGAGCTCCAAAGGCGATATAGCCGTATGACGTTCCACGTTTATCGACATTCTCCGGCCGGCTGTGTAGTCGGGATTACGGCTGgaatttacttttaattttgattaaaattttgacttaaaaataaaagtgacCTACGAAAAGTCTGAAGTCGGCTGGGCTCTATTTCAGGGGCGTAAGAATTTTCATTTTGCCATCCCTGGCATTTTGGTAGCCATTTTAAGTCAGCTGATTGTTCTAGGTTATGTATTGCAAGCTTTTTGAAAGAAACTTAAACCCAGTACCTCTTAAATTGGAGTTTATGCCACACAAACAGCATTTCCGCCCAGTTTTTAATGTATTGAATGCCGATCACTGGTCTAAAGCTTAAAAAACcaactggtttttttttggtataatGTCATTTAAATGTTAGCCAACCTCTAGCTGATCCCTTATCCTTTGCTCCCTCACTGGccaattgaaaatttatggccCCAACTCATTGCGATTTACGAGCCCCGAGAGGGAGACTCGAGCGGCTAAGCTCCATCAACCGCAAATTGATCCATTGGCCATTTGATTTGGCCAGAAGCCGGAGTTGGAGATGAATTTATGGCCTAAAAGAGAAAAAGTGAAGAGAGAGCCGCAGCCGAAGACTGTCGGCATGAGAAtctatgtaaaatattttatgaaatgtCCCAGCCTCTTCATATGCCATAAACATGATTTCAATTTGTCATCAATTATGCAAAGCGAGTCTAGGAATATGTCCGAGCCCCCACCACTTTGCAATCCTTTCAGCGGAGGAGTGAGTAATTTGCAGAACGGTAATTGGGTTACACAGGCGCATGCAACATTTATCAGGCATGCCCCGTGCCACAGAACCAGCCCGGCCCCGGCCCGACCCGGCCATTGTCTGATATGCCCATATCCTTTGTTGCCTCCACTTCTCTCCAGTGGATTTGCCCTCTGACACGTCAATTGCATTCTAAACATTCAACGCAGAGCTCTCAGCTCCCCACCAGAGAAGCCAGTAGCTCATCGGCATGCAATCCGCCACAATGGCATTAGGCCTTTCAGTCTCACACACTCGGTTTGCTTGCCATCGCATAGATACAAAtgcacagatacagatgcagatacagagATACACTAACTGCAAATGCATTTCGCGTCAAATTGTCAGAGAgtgttaattaaaaatggaCACTTGAATAGGCAGGAAGATAGACAAAGCCCATACTTGCTTTTGGTAATTGTCCTGCCCTCTAACCAATAATCTGAACTCTAAAATCACATATCCTTTTACTGAGGAAATCTGAGGAAGGGCAGCTAAAGGGAACTGAGGGCTTGcatctgttttttgtttgcttataAGTATCTGAAAGCAATTAATTGGATTTCTTTATCAAAACCTAACAAGAACTTGATTTATAGATCTGAATATTGAACTTTGTAAGTACAAGTGCCATGATGCAAACATTTAATAGGCTATAGGCCCCCAATCTCAAGCTTTATCTCAACAGATTTCT is a window of Drosophila bipectinata strain 14024-0381.07 chromosome 2R, DbipHiC1v2, whole genome shotgun sequence DNA encoding:
- the Pgm2b gene encoding glucose 1,6-bisphosphate synthase, which produces MSINVERHTAISPLELMKTLTLSNDEELDQNIRNWVLWDRNEATLAQVLTAVHDQDWDALRIRLCHRLPFGTTGIRGGMRAGFDSVNDVVIIQAAQGICAYLVDIYPSLQKRSQSGVVIGYDGRYNSKRFSQLMAAVFLNNDFRVYLFRRMVPTPFIPYTVVALNCLAGLVITASHNPKEDNGLKVFWTNGAQVTSPHDKRIHEYILNNLEPKPSSWELSALDDHPLLEDPYRRVYPLFFGSLKKLLPPVYLENNECSQLRFVYTPLHGVAFPFMREAFYQARLKPLIAVPEQKDPDPEFPTLVRPNPEDGKEALRLAIVKAEAEHCTIVLANDPDGDRLAVAELDPRGRWKIFTGNELAALLGWWALESYKVRTPKPAVSNCIMIATMISSKILAAMARVEGFIFVEGMVGFPWMANRALELQNSGRTVLFVFEDCFGYMFGMTLPDKDGIAAATQLATMACYLRSNRNITLIEKLREIYDAYGYHEMISVTYSGDEADTISALYTRLRNFDGEGNYPKCILDDEFAVVHVRDLTTGLDTSFSDKKARLPVNPESNVITFTFTHGYVVSLRSAPNDFRIKLNAEIAGLPEEKEWDELHDKLNRMTNAVIEEFLSPEQNGLSQAPYANYS